A single window of Nicotiana sylvestris chromosome 3, ASM39365v2, whole genome shotgun sequence DNA harbors:
- the LOC104220002 gene encoding peptidyl-prolyl cis-trans isomerase FKBP17-2, chloroplastic-like: MATFFGSPPFVSHPITRTNFSLSSQTPPPSQPPNQPPQPQTPPPSQNLSATSSEPPSPAPAANVQQQKPSKPARLSTSAESTDWIASSLTRRFGLGAGLAWAGFLAFGVVSEQIKTRLEVSQQETNTRVVEKEEEVVLPNGIRYYELKIGGGATPRPGDLVVIDVKGSVEGSGQVFVDTFGGDGKKKRPLALVMGSRPYSKGICEGIEYVLKSMKAGGKRRVIIPPNLGFGEEGADLGTGLQIPPSATLEYIIEVDKVSIAPA; this comes from the exons ATGGCAACCTTCTTTGGATCACCACCATTTGTGTCTCACCCAATTACCAGAACTAACTTCTCTTTATCCTCACAAACTCCTCCTCCTTCTCAGCCACCAAATCAACCTCCACAACCACAAACTCCACCACCATCTCAAAATCTAAGTGCAACTTCTTCAGAGCCTCCATCACCTGCCCCAGCAGCTAATGTGCAGCAGCAAAAGCCTAGTAAACCTGCTCGCCTATCGACGAGTGCAGAATCCACCGATTGGATTGCCTCTTCCTTAACAAGGAGATTTGGCCTTGGTGCTGGACTTGCTTGGGCTGGTTTTCTTGCTTTTGGTGTTGTTTCTGAGCAAATCAAGACTCGCCTTGAAGTgtctcaacaagaaacaaatacaAG GGTTGTCGAGAAAGAAGAAGAGGTGGTCTTGCCCAATGGGATAAG ATATTATGAACTGAAAATCGGCGGCGGTGCAACTCCACGGCCAGGGGACTTAGTAGTGATAGATGTGAAGGGAAGTGTAGAAGGCAGTGGACAAGTATTTGTGGATACATTTGGTGGTGATGGCAAGAAAAAGAGGCCATTGGCATTAGTAATGGGATCAAGACCTTATAGTAAGGGAATTTGTGAAGGTATAGAATATGTTTTAAAAAGTATGAAAGCTGGTGGAAAACGAAGAGTGATTATTCCTCCTAATTTGGGATTTGGTGAAGAAGGAGCAGATTTAGGAACAGGGCTACAAATTCCTCCATCTGCTACTCTTGAATATATTATTGAGGTTGACAAGGTTTCTATTGCACCTGCTTAA